The following coding sequences lie in one Gadus macrocephalus chromosome 1, ASM3116895v1 genomic window:
- the senp1 gene encoding sentrin-specific protease 1 isoform X2, with protein sequence MMNKIYEWMATSYATFREGAPRVNHSREDARAKRKRPIDGLEDCNDAGHEDGRTAKKSRRGDLMDTVKGAAERIKDHGSTVATWVKNNVATPNSGRLDAVFAAPSTTPSEWKLKSESYRIEKFVMGSKVCRRQVCMNLAQREVAKTNGHSTTVRRCSTPTTTAVHPPPRLGRPLSLHPHGTSRSYTSMYEKTFPIRMVQSPSHGPCGRLPGPRRRSAVLEQSVCEEEEKEAYRQLLKIVSGGHSSCLNVRSHRDFTSLLSTSKRLLQASTPAGAEGVSDVPSMSPRGLSSRCSSSLPSPVEPSVRPGTLPWSPGLSSTGAASIQSVPSPGAVLDTSSRDSLSSAHDGDSVIIVKEERSKKPNPPSVPCFKAELWIKELTSMYDSRARERRRQIEEQEALAAMLLRQRLSGDGQLIPKVEVHIRVPLEKEVPLTPLIKEPKKLVEKPEFPELVEEMEDEVSRVLKGGSPHEVLSEGFGLSLTRKDLQTLGSLNWLNDEVINFYMNLLVQRSKSPGMPTVNTFNTFFFPKLRTSGYSAVRRWTKKMDIFAADILLVPVHLGVHWCLSVVDFRKKVIMYYDSMGGNNDEACQTLLQYLKLESKDKKGKEIDTSGWTLHSRRRNEIPQQMNGSDCGMFTCKYAEYITKDKAITFTQRHMPYFRRRMIWELLNRKLL encoded by the exons ATGATGAATAAAATATACGAGTGGATGGCCACGAGCTACGCCACTTTCCGAGAAGGAGCGCCACGGGTCAACCACTCACGGGAGGACGCTCGAGCCAAGAGGAAAAGACCAATTGATGG TTTGGAAGACTGTAATGACGCCGGCCACGAAGATGGCAGGACTGCCAAGAAGTCGCGGAGAG GTGACCTCATGGACACCGTGAAGGGCGCGGCGGAACGGATAAAAGACCATGGCTCCACTGTGGCGACCTGGGTGAAGAATAAC GTTGCAACGCCCAACTCTGGCCGTTTGGATGCTGTGTTCGCAGCTCCATCGACAACACCATCGGAGTGGAAGTTAAAATCTG AATCGTACCGAATTGAAAAGTTTGTGATGGGATCCAAAGTGTGCAGGCGTCAAGTGTGCATGAATCTAGCCCAACGAGAAGTTGCCAAAACAAATGGACACTCGACCACGGTCCGGCGATgctctacccccaccaccaccgctgtaCACCCTCCCCCACGGTTAGGGAGACCCCTCAGCCTACACCCGCATGGAACTTCAAG GTCTTACACCAGCATGTACGAGAAGACATTCCCCATCAGGATGGTGCAGAGCCCATCACACGGCCCCTGTGGCCGTCTGCCGGGGCCCCGACGGCGCAGCGCGGTGCTGGAG cagtctgtgtgtgaggaggaggagaaggaggcctaCAGGCAGCTTCTCAAAATTGTTTCCGGTGGCCATTCGTCGTGCCTCAACGTGCGTTCACACCGAGATTT CACCAGCCTTCTGAGCACCAGCAAACGGCTCCTCCAGGCCTCCACCCCTGCGGGAGCGGAGGGTGTTTCAGACGTCCCCAGCATGAGCCCGCGGGGCCTCTCCAGCCGGTGCTCCAGCAGCCTCCCCAGCCCTGTGGAGCCCTCCGTCAGGCCCGGCACCCTGCCGTGGTCCCCAGGGCTCAGCTCCACGGGGGCAGCCAGCATTCAGTCAGTCCCCTCGCCTGGTGCCGTCCTGGACACCTCCTCTCGGGACAGTCTGTCGTCAG CTCACGATGGGGACTCGGTAATAATTGTAAAAGAAGAAAGGAGTAAAAAGCCAAATCCTCCAAG TGTCCCCTGCTTCAAAGCTGAGTTATGGATCAAAGAATT GACTAGTATGTATGACTCTCGCGCTCGAGAGAGGCGGAGACAGATCGAGGAGCAGGAGGCGTTGGCGGCAATGCTCCTGCGCCAG CGGCTGTCCGGAGATGGGCAGTTGATCCCCAAGGTGGAGGTCCACATTCGGGTTCCCCTAGAGAAGGAGGTCCCGCTGACTCCCCTCATAAAAGAGCCAAAGAAGCTGGTTGAGAAACCAGAATTCCCTGAGCTTGTCGAG GAGATGGAGGACGAGGTGAGCAGGGTGCTGAAGGGAGGCAGTCCACATGAAGTCCTAAGTGAAGGATTTGGCCTCAGCCTCACGCGCAAAGACCTGCAGACACTCGGCAGCCTTAATTGGCTCAATGATGAG GTCATCAACTTCTACATGAACCTGCTGGTGCAGCGCAGCAAAAGTCCCGGCATGCCCACTGTCAACACGTTCAACACATTCTTCTTCCCCAAGCTGCGCACCAGCGGCTATTCCGCTGTCCGTCGCTGGACCAAAAAGATGGACATCTTTGCCGCCGACATCCTTCTGGTGCCCGTCCACCTGGGGGTGCACTGGTGCCTCTCG GTGGTGGATTTTCGCAAGAAAGTCATCATGTACTACGACTCCATGGGGGGGAACAACGATGAAGCCTGTCAGACGTTGTT ACAATACCTGAAGCTGGAGAGCAAGGACAAGAAGGGCAAAGAAATAGATACCTCAGGCTGGACTCTGCACAGTAGGAGACGAAAT GAAATCCCCCAGCAGATGAACGGGAGCGACTGTGGCATGTTCACGTGTAAATATGCAGAGTATATCACCAAAGACAAGGCAATAACATTTACACAG AGACACATGCCCTACTTCAGGAGAAGAATGATCTGGGAGCTGCTCAACCGGAAACTCTTGTGA
- the nr1d4a gene encoding nuclear receptor subfamily 1, group D, member 4a gives MDHSPGSAGGGVILYAGSSDSSSPSPGSPSSGYQTQSPSCQSQPSSPEVAFTEIGALKQRSSGCTPSLSSPKLVFQFPEVYGGPATPQHAFIQPVTGKRPSSFSGTFTKTGGMVLLCKVCGDIASGFHYGVHACEGCKGFFRRSIQQNINYKMCVKNENCLIMRMNRNRCQHCRFKKCLSVGMSRDAVRFGRIPKREKQRLLDEMQSYMNSLNESATMDMDPPPAGDKTPSPRDCSSKEAIGAISRAYRDIFTPTGQGRPAKRANMSTNSNLSPVPQEAKYPRVSSSRPSCTLGYQSFPIACPPTNDNSQSTFSIVDHDRYNSTVSPNLHRCESTTQSDNPVNHNHLPAAAPTQHSCPWKLAQGSKVLACPLNAYPASGPECTSQQVWESFSHGFTPAVKEVVEFAKGIPGFQELSQQDQVMLLKSGTFQVLMVRFCTLFNAEERTLTFLNGQTYPLATLRALGMGSLLDAMFEFSEKLGSLGLEPDEMALFMAVVLVSADRSGISDPGAVEQLQEGLIRALRSLIARRHPGDAGLFPKLLLRLPDLRTLNNLHSDKLLAFHIDP, from the exons ATGGATCACAGCCCTGGTAGTG CGGGTGGAGGAGTGATCCTGTATGCAGGCTCCTCAGACAGCTCGAGCCCCAGCCCTGGCAGCCCGTCCAGCGGGTACCAGACCCAGTCGCCCTCCTGCCAGTCCCAGCCCTCGTCTCCCGAGGTCGCCTTCACGGAGATCGGGGCGTTGAAGCAAAGGTCGTCGGGATGCACCCCCTCCTTATCGTCGCCCAAGCTGGTGTTCCAGTTCCCCGAGGTGTACGGGGGGCCCGCCACCCCTCAGCACGCCTTCATACAACCCGTCACCGGCAAGAGGCCCAGCAGCTTCTCCGGAACGTTTACCA AGACTGGAGGGATGGTCTTGCTGTGCAAAGTGTGTGGGGATATCGCTTCTGGTTTCCATTATGGCGTGCACGCCTGTGAAGGCTGCAAG GGCTTCTTCCGTCGCAGCATCCAGCAGAACATCAACTACAAGATGTGCGTGAAGAACGAAAACTGTCTCATCATGCGCATGAACCGCAACCGCTGCCAGCACTGCCGCTTTAAGAAGTGCCTCTCCGTCGGCATGTCTCGAGACG CTGTCCGTTTCGGCCGTATCCCCAAGAGAGAGAAGCAGCGTCTCCTGGATGAGATGCAGAGCTACATGAACAGCCTGAATGAGTCCGCCACCATGGACATGGACCCTCCCCCAGCGGGGGACAAGACCCCCAGCCCCAGAGACTGCAGCTCTAAAGAGGCCATCGGGGCAATCTCCAGAGCGTACCGGGACATCTTCACCCCCACGGGCCAGGGGAGACCCGCCAAGAGGGCCAACATGTCCACCAACAGCAACCTCTCCCCCGTTCCTCAGGAAGCTAAATACCCCCGGGTCTCCTCCTCCCGTCCGAGCTGCACACTGGGTTACCAGTCTTTCCCCATCGCTTGCCCCCCCACTAACGACAACAGCCAATCAACATTCTCCATTGTGGACCACGATCGATATAACTCAACAGTGTCACCCAACCTGCATCGATGTGAGTCCACCACCCAAAGCGACAACCCTGTCAATCACAACCAcctcccagcagcagcccctACTCAACACTCCTGCCCGTGGAAGTTGGCGCAAGGATCTAAAGTTCTT GCCTGTCCGCTGAACGCGTACCCTGCATCAGGGCCAGAGTGCACCAGCCAGCAGGTCTGGGAGTCTTTCTCCCACGGTTTCACTCCTGCTGTCAAAGAAGTTGTAGAGTTTGCCAAGGGTATCCCAGGGTTTCAAGAGCTCAGCCAACAAGACCAAGTCATGCTGCTGAAATCAGGCACCTTCCAG GTCCTCATGGTGAGGTTCTGTACATTGTTCAACGCTGAGGAGCGCACCCTCACCTTCCTGAACGGCCAGACGTACCCGCTGGCCACCCTCCGCGCCCTGGGGATGGGCTCCCTGCTGGACGCCATGTTTGAGTTCAGCGAGAAGCTGGGCTCTCTGGGGCTGGAGCCCGACGAGATGGCTCTGTTCATGGCCGTGGTCCTGGTGTCTGCAG ACCGCTCGGGCATCTCGGACCCGGGCGCGGTGGAGCAGCTCCAGGAGGGTCTGATCCGTGCCCTGCGCTCCCTCATCGCCCGGCGTCACCCAGGGGACGCCGGCCTCTTCCCCAAGCTGCTGCTGCGCCTGCCCGACCTGCGCACCCTCAACAACCTGCACTCAGACAAACTGCTGGCCTTCCACATTGATCCCTGA
- the senp1 gene encoding sentrin-specific protease 1 isoform X1, producing the protein MMNKIYEWMATSYATFREGAPRVNHSREDARAKRKRPIDGLEDCNDAGHEDGRTAKKSRRGDLMDTVKGAAERIKDHGSTVATWVKNNVSPTLRSILPGPPPAVPQPQASTSAATWTGRHVATPNSGRLDAVFAAPSTTPSEWKLKSESYRIEKFVMGSKVCRRQVCMNLAQREVAKTNGHSTTVRRCSTPTTTAVHPPPRLGRPLSLHPHGTSRSYTSMYEKTFPIRMVQSPSHGPCGRLPGPRRRSAVLEQSVCEEEEKEAYRQLLKIVSGGHSSCLNVRSHRDFTSLLSTSKRLLQASTPAGAEGVSDVPSMSPRGLSSRCSSSLPSPVEPSVRPGTLPWSPGLSSTGAASIQSVPSPGAVLDTSSRDSLSSAHDGDSVIIVKEERSKKPNPPSVPCFKAELWIKELTSMYDSRARERRRQIEEQEALAAMLLRQRLSGDGQLIPKVEVHIRVPLEKEVPLTPLIKEPKKLVEKPEFPELVEEMEDEVSRVLKGGSPHEVLSEGFGLSLTRKDLQTLGSLNWLNDEVINFYMNLLVQRSKSPGMPTVNTFNTFFFPKLRTSGYSAVRRWTKKMDIFAADILLVPVHLGVHWCLSVVDFRKKVIMYYDSMGGNNDEACQTLLQYLKLESKDKKGKEIDTSGWTLHSRRRNEIPQQMNGSDCGMFTCKYAEYITKDKAITFTQRHMPYFRRRMIWELLNRKLL; encoded by the exons ATGATGAATAAAATATACGAGTGGATGGCCACGAGCTACGCCACTTTCCGAGAAGGAGCGCCACGGGTCAACCACTCACGGGAGGACGCTCGAGCCAAGAGGAAAAGACCAATTGATGG TTTGGAAGACTGTAATGACGCCGGCCACGAAGATGGCAGGACTGCCAAGAAGTCGCGGAGAG GTGACCTCATGGACACCGTGAAGGGCGCGGCGGAACGGATAAAAGACCATGGCTCCACTGTGGCGACCTGGGTGAAGAATAACGTGAGTCCTACTTTGAGGAGCATTCTCCCAGGTCCTCCGCCTGCGGTCCCGCAGCCTCAAGCGTCCACATCTGCGGCGACTTGGACAGGCAGACAT GTTGCAACGCCCAACTCTGGCCGTTTGGATGCTGTGTTCGCAGCTCCATCGACAACACCATCGGAGTGGAAGTTAAAATCTG AATCGTACCGAATTGAAAAGTTTGTGATGGGATCCAAAGTGTGCAGGCGTCAAGTGTGCATGAATCTAGCCCAACGAGAAGTTGCCAAAACAAATGGACACTCGACCACGGTCCGGCGATgctctacccccaccaccaccgctgtaCACCCTCCCCCACGGTTAGGGAGACCCCTCAGCCTACACCCGCATGGAACTTCAAG GTCTTACACCAGCATGTACGAGAAGACATTCCCCATCAGGATGGTGCAGAGCCCATCACACGGCCCCTGTGGCCGTCTGCCGGGGCCCCGACGGCGCAGCGCGGTGCTGGAG cagtctgtgtgtgaggaggaggagaaggaggcctaCAGGCAGCTTCTCAAAATTGTTTCCGGTGGCCATTCGTCGTGCCTCAACGTGCGTTCACACCGAGATTT CACCAGCCTTCTGAGCACCAGCAAACGGCTCCTCCAGGCCTCCACCCCTGCGGGAGCGGAGGGTGTTTCAGACGTCCCCAGCATGAGCCCGCGGGGCCTCTCCAGCCGGTGCTCCAGCAGCCTCCCCAGCCCTGTGGAGCCCTCCGTCAGGCCCGGCACCCTGCCGTGGTCCCCAGGGCTCAGCTCCACGGGGGCAGCCAGCATTCAGTCAGTCCCCTCGCCTGGTGCCGTCCTGGACACCTCCTCTCGGGACAGTCTGTCGTCAG CTCACGATGGGGACTCGGTAATAATTGTAAAAGAAGAAAGGAGTAAAAAGCCAAATCCTCCAAG TGTCCCCTGCTTCAAAGCTGAGTTATGGATCAAAGAATT GACTAGTATGTATGACTCTCGCGCTCGAGAGAGGCGGAGACAGATCGAGGAGCAGGAGGCGTTGGCGGCAATGCTCCTGCGCCAG CGGCTGTCCGGAGATGGGCAGTTGATCCCCAAGGTGGAGGTCCACATTCGGGTTCCCCTAGAGAAGGAGGTCCCGCTGACTCCCCTCATAAAAGAGCCAAAGAAGCTGGTTGAGAAACCAGAATTCCCTGAGCTTGTCGAG GAGATGGAGGACGAGGTGAGCAGGGTGCTGAAGGGAGGCAGTCCACATGAAGTCCTAAGTGAAGGATTTGGCCTCAGCCTCACGCGCAAAGACCTGCAGACACTCGGCAGCCTTAATTGGCTCAATGATGAG GTCATCAACTTCTACATGAACCTGCTGGTGCAGCGCAGCAAAAGTCCCGGCATGCCCACTGTCAACACGTTCAACACATTCTTCTTCCCCAAGCTGCGCACCAGCGGCTATTCCGCTGTCCGTCGCTGGACCAAAAAGATGGACATCTTTGCCGCCGACATCCTTCTGGTGCCCGTCCACCTGGGGGTGCACTGGTGCCTCTCG GTGGTGGATTTTCGCAAGAAAGTCATCATGTACTACGACTCCATGGGGGGGAACAACGATGAAGCCTGTCAGACGTTGTT ACAATACCTGAAGCTGGAGAGCAAGGACAAGAAGGGCAAAGAAATAGATACCTCAGGCTGGACTCTGCACAGTAGGAGACGAAAT GAAATCCCCCAGCAGATGAACGGGAGCGACTGTGGCATGTTCACGTGTAAATATGCAGAGTATATCACCAAAGACAAGGCAATAACATTTACACAG AGACACATGCCCTACTTCAGGAGAAGAATGATCTGGGAGCTGCTCAACCGGAAACTCTTGTGA
- the LOC132467549 gene encoding protein lifeguard 2-like, translated as MTHGKLLLANKTTNGTSTGEGQVKAPPTYEEATAGSSSPCYSDGERLTEFSWEDKNIRRVFIRKVYSILMIQLFVTMAVVAIFTFCEPIRIYIQSNPGWYWASYAVFFVTYLTLSCCSAPRRLFPWNLILLALFTLSLTYMTAMLSSFYNTKSVVLCLGITGVVCLLVTIFSFQTKYDVTSCGGALFIFSMVMFTSGLVMAFVLPYHYVPWLDCLYAVLGAILFTMFLAFDTQLLMGNKRYAMSPEEYVFATLCIYLDIIYIFSFFLQIFGTKRE; from the exons ATGACGCATGGCAAG CTTTTACTTGCTAACAAGACTACCAATGGTACCTCCACCGGAGAGGGCCAAGTCAAAGCTCCTCCCACTTATGAAGAAGCAACTGCTG GAAGCAGCAGCCCTTGCTACAGTGATGGGGAGAGGCTCACAGAGTTCAGCTGGGAAGACAAGAACATCAGGAGGGTGTTTATCCGAAAG GTGTATTCCATATTGATGATTCAACTGTTTGTCACTATGGCTGTTGTTGCTATCTTCACCTTCTG TGAACCAATAAGAATCTACATCCAATCAAACCCAGGCTGGTATTGGGCTTCTTA tgctgtcttCTTTGTCACATACCTGACTCTCTCCTGCTGTTCTGCGCCCCG GAGACTGTTTCCATGGAACCTGATTCTTTTAGCACTCTTT ACCCTTTCACTCACTTACATGACAGCAATGTTGTCAAG CTTCTACAACACCAAGTCTGTGGTGTTGTGTCTGGGCATTACAGGCGTAGTTTGCCTCTTGGTGACAATCTTTAGCTTCCAAACCAAG taCGACGTGACATCCTGCGGGGGGGCCCTCTTCATCTTCAGCATGGTCATGTTCACCTCTGGGCTGGTCATGGCATTCGTCCTCCCCTATCACTAT GTTCCATGGTTGGATTGTCTTTATGCTGTTCTGGGAGCTATACTGTTTACTATG TTCTTGGCGTTTGACACCCAGCTGCTGATGGGGAACAAACGCTACGCCATGAGTCCGGAGGAGTATGTCTTCGCCACGCTCTGTATCTACCTAGATATCATCTACATCTTTTCCTTCTTCCTCCAGATTTTTGGGACAAAAAGAGAGTAA
- the mfsd5 gene encoding molybdate-anion transporter, whose amino-acid sequence MWLTVYLAVILLLALCVFLEVTARRLIPPQPASTAVANPAFRKFQTLFLRAYLLALWADWLQGPYLYKLYRHYSFLESQIAILYVCGLGACILFAPFASWLPQALGRRRSCLLFCVTYSACCLTKLSRDYFVLIIGRVLGGLSTSLLSTTFEAWYVHRHTEVHDFPKEWIPSTFAKAATWNHALAVGAGLVANLLAEWLHLGPVAPFILAVPCLGACGWVVLTDWGKEESEGSPEGDKQRPLLGPSAYPVQASAGARFWQSCQEGLRCLLSDRRVMLLGAVQALFESVLYIFVFLWTPVLDPHDPPLGIVFSCLMASSMAGSLLYRLATSSRYHLQPSHLLCLAVLMAFFSFFMLTFSTAPGQARPFESLIAFVLLELACGLYFPAVSFLQARVIPEEKRAGVLAWFRLPLHLLACLGLLALHGEVSGTGGGEGGSGTRHMFGGCAVMMMAALLAMVSLFTLGKNDTELRLEGTRDDGE is encoded by the coding sequence ATGTGGCTCACGGTGTACCTCGCAGTCATTCTCTTGCTCGcgttgtgtgtgttcctggaGGTCACTGCACGGCGTCTGATCCCTCCACAGCCAGCCTCCACGGCGGTAGCAAACCCAGCCTTCCGCAAATTCCAGACCCTCTTCCTGCGGGCCTACCTGCTGGCCCTGTGGGCAGACTGGCTGCAGGGCCCGTACCTCTATAAACTGTACCGCCACTACAGCTTCCTGGAGTCTCAAATAGccattctgtatgtgtgtggcttGGGCGCCTGCATTCTGTTTGCTCCGTTTGCTAGTTGGTTGCCTCAAGCCCTGGGCCGCAGACGGTCGTGCCTGCTCTTCTGCGTCACTTACTCAGCCTGTTGTCTCACCAAACTCTCCAGGGATTACTTTGTTCTGATCATCGGCCGTGTCCTCGGAGGGCTGTCCACGTCGTTGCTCTCCACCACGTTCGAGGCCTGGTACGTCCACCGGCACACAGAGGTCCATGATTTCCCCAAGGAGTGGATTCCCAGCACCTTCGCCAAAGCGGCCACCTGGAACCACGCGTTGGCGGTGGGCGCCGGGCTGGTCGCTAACCTGCTGGCCGAGTGGCTCCACCTGGGCCCCGTGGCCCCCTTCATCCTCGCCGTTCCCTGCCTGGGGgcgtgtgggtgggtggtgctCACCGACTGGGGCAAAGAGGAATCAGAAGGATCCCCTGAGGGAGACAAACAAAGACCTCTCCTTGGCCCGTCGGCATACCCTGTCCAAGCCTCTGCAGGGGCCAGGTTCTGGCAAAGCTGCCAGGAGGGCCTGCGCTGCCTGCTGTCTGACAGGAGAGTAATGTTGCTTGGTGCGGTGCAGGCTCTGTTTGAAAGTGTGCTGTACATCTTTGTCTTCCTCTGGACCCCAGTACTGGACCCCCATGACCCTCCTCTGGGAATAGTGTTTTCCTGCTTGATGGCCTCCAGCATGGCGGGCTCCTTGCTGTACCGCCTGGCCACCTCCTCGCGCTACCACCTCCAGCCCAGCCACCTGCTGTGCCTGGCCGTGCTCAtggccttcttctccttcttcatgCTGACCTTCTCCACCGCCCCGGGACAAGCCAGACCCTTCGAGTCTCTCATCGCCTTTGTGTTGCTGGAGCTGGCGTGCGGACTCTACTTTCCCGCGGTCAGCTTCCTCCAGGCCAGGGTGATCCCGGAGGAGAAGCGGGCCGGGGTATTGGCGTGGTTCAGGCTCCCGCTGCACCTGCTGGCCTGCCTGGGGCTGCTGGCCCTCCACGGGGAGGTCTCTGGGACCGGAGGGGGCGAGGGAGGCAGTGGGACCAGACACATGTTTGGGGGCTGTGCGGTGATGATGATGGCCGCTCTGCTGGCCATGGTCAGTCTTTTCACCCTGGGCAAGAATGACACTGAGCTGAGGCTGGAAGGAACCAGAGATGACGGGGAGTAa